A single candidate division TA06 bacterium B3_TA06 DNA region contains:
- a CDS encoding TIGR00266 family protein, translating into MEHKIEYGPAFSLLSIRIGEGEKITAEAGAMVSMDGTINIETKMRGGLGGALKRSLLGGESFFMNHYTGTGEVTLASSVPGDIKHVPMVGNTLFVQSGSFICSVGDIEVDTKFGGAKTFFSGEGLFLLKISGTGDLFLSSYGAMTERELPAGQELKVDTGHMVAFDEDVQYNVKAVGGLKSTLLSGEGLVASFTGPGKVIMQTRSLSSFIGLLTTRMKSK; encoded by the coding sequence ATGGAACACAAGATAGAGTATGGACCTGCGTTTTCCCTGCTTTCGATCCGGATCGGCGAGGGCGAAAAGATTACCGCTGAAGCCGGAGCGATGGTCTCAATGGACGGTACCATCAACATCGAAACCAAGATGCGAGGCGGTCTTGGCGGAGCACTCAAGCGTTCACTCCTGGGCGGCGAGAGCTTCTTCATGAACCACTACACCGGCACAGGCGAAGTAACCCTTGCCTCTTCCGTCCCGGGCGACATCAAACACGTCCCGATGGTCGGCAACACCCTGTTTGTCCAATCCGGCTCGTTCATCTGCTCGGTAGGAGACATCGAGGTAGACACGAAGTTCGGCGGCGCCAAAACATTCTTCTCCGGCGAAGGTCTGTTCCTTCTGAAGATCTCAGGCACCGGCGATCTTTTCCTGTCCTCCTACGGGGCGATGACCGAGCGTGAACTGCCTGCCGGTCAGGAACTCAAGGTGGATACCGGGCACATGGTCGCTTTCGATGAGGACGTGCAGTACAACGTAAAGGCCGTAGGCGGCCTGAAGAGCACACTTCTTTCGGGCGAGGGCCTGGTCGCAAGCTTCACCGGCCCTGGCAAAGTCATCATGCAGACGCGCTCACTCAGCTCCTTTATCGGTCTGCTTACCACGAGGATGAAGAGCAAGTAA
- a CDS encoding RNA polymerase subunit sigma-24: MNRLRDMGKSRRASEPFRGSSRQKRVMETEGLTVTLTSGQAAQQARGDVGEREREKKLEQIYANHGAMVYNLCYRMFANRADAQDATQDVFVKVYKNLHKFAGRSKLSTWIYRITMNHCIDRMRRKKLKTVELQEWMASPKRDHDARIELEKAVASLSPSYRSVFVLHDIQGFRHAEIAEILGITAGSSKSLLHRSRVILRKKLKGIRRRNGPTPV; encoded by the coding sequence ATGAATCGGCTTCGTGATATGGGCAAATCCAGGCGAGCAAGCGAACCTTTCAGGGGTTCTTCACGTCAAAAGAGAGTGATGGAAACCGAGGGGTTAACGGTAACGCTAACAAGCGGGCAGGCTGCCCAGCAAGCCCGCGGTGATGTGGGGGAGCGCGAACGAGAAAAGAAACTGGAGCAAATCTATGCCAACCACGGGGCTATGGTTTACAACCTCTGCTACAGGATGTTTGCCAACCGTGCCGACGCACAGGACGCGACACAGGATGTGTTTGTTAAGGTCTACAAGAACTTGCACAAGTTCGCCGGTCGTTCGAAGCTTTCGACCTGGATATACAGGATCACGATGAACCACTGCATTGATCGAATGAGGCGCAAGAAGCTTAAGACGGTCGAGCTTCAGGAGTGGATGGCCTCGCCGAAGCGCGATCACGATGCACGCATTGAGCTCGAGAAGGCCGTTGCAAGCCTGTCGCCCAGCTACCGCAGCGTCTTTGTGCTTCATGACATCCAGGGTTTCCGTCACGCAGAGATAGCAGAAATCCTGGGTATCACAGCGGGTTCGTCCAAGTCGCTCCTGCATCGTTCGCGTGTTATCTTGCGGAAAAAACTTAAAGGAATCCGGAGGCGCAATGGGCCGACACCCGTCTGA
- a CDS encoding desulfoferrodoxin produces the protein MPELKKIYRCEECGDMIEVLKEGCGNYSCHGEPMKLLDEQTADYKTEKHVPMIEKIEGGFKVIVGSTPHPMEEDHYIEWIEITDDAGRVYRKHLKPGDVPEAIFMVDSEKIAAREHCNVHGLWKGE, from the coding sequence ATGCCTGAACTAAAAAAGATATACAGGTGTGAGGAGTGCGGGGACATGATAGAGGTCCTAAAGGAAGGCTGCGGAAACTACTCGTGTCACGGCGAACCGATGAAGCTTCTGGATGAACAGACCGCTGACTATAAGACCGAAAAGCACGTGCCCATGATCGAGAAGATAGAAGGCGGCTTCAAGGTCATCGTGGGTTCGACCCCGCATCCCATGGAGGAGGATCACTACATCGAGTGGATAGAGATTACCGATGATGCGGGACGCGTCTACCGCAAGCACCTTAAGCCGGGCGACGTGCCTGAAGCTATCTTCATGGTTGATTCCGAAAAGATCGCTGCCCGTGAGCACTGCAACGTTCACGGTCTGTGGAAAGGAGAATAA
- a CDS encoding ferritin has translation MISKKIEDGFNKQLNAELYAAYLYFAIGAWFEGSNLEGFAQWMKAQAFEEMSHAMRFYNHIIERGGMVELYAVKKPEITLSTPVEAFEAAYEHEQKVTRMINDLVDLAREEGDNAALIGLLHWFVAEQIEEEEQTLKAVERLKMVEGSKEGLFMLDKEMGARPLIATATILNPAATPGE, from the coding sequence ATGATAAGCAAGAAGATCGAGGACGGATTCAACAAACAGCTGAACGCCGAACTCTATGCCGCATATCTCTACTTCGCCATAGGGGCATGGTTTGAGGGCTCCAACCTTGAAGGTTTTGCTCAATGGATGAAGGCGCAGGCGTTTGAGGAGATGAGCCATGCAATGCGCTTCTACAACCATATAATCGAACGCGGCGGAATGGTGGAGTTGTACGCTGTCAAAAAACCGGAGATCACCTTATCAACCCCTGTGGAGGCGTTTGAGGCGGCTTACGAGCATGAGCAAAAGGTCACAAGGATGATCAACGACCTGGTTGATCTGGCCCGCGAGGAGGGGGACAACGCGGCCCTTATCGGCCTCCTGCACTGGTTCGTTGCCGAGCAGATCGAGGAGGAGGAGCAGACCCTCAAGGCGGTAGAGCGGCTCAAGATGGTGGAAGGCAGCAAGGAAGGTCTCTTTATGCTGGACAAGGAGATGGGTGCAAGGCCTCTGATCGCAACCGCAACCATCCTGAATCCGGCTGCAACACCAGGCGAATAA
- a CDS encoding heavy metal transporter produces the protein MEAKKIKIPAISCHHCKMTIERELGELEGVRSVEVDVDAKTARIRWDAPATWEQIKKTLTEIGYPPEE, from the coding sequence ATGGAAGCAAAGAAGATAAAAATCCCAGCGATAAGCTGTCATCACTGTAAGATGACCATAGAGCGGGAGTTAGGTGAACTTGAAGGTGTAAGGAGCGTTGAGGTAGACGTTGATGCCAAGACCGCCCGCATTCGGTGGGATGCGCCTGCAACCTGGGAGCAGATCAAAAAGACCCTCACCGAGATCGGCTATCCACCTGAGGAATAG
- a CDS encoding cation-transporting ATPase PacS, whose product MPPKSQKTEIPIIGMTCTNCALTIERSLKRKVPGLISANVNFATERASVEFDSKLADLKVIADVVERAGYKAVLPDDDAKAADAEQEAREKEVRRERTAFWVGVAFTVPLFVLSMSRDFGLVGAWAHQPWVNWLFLALALPVQFFTGLGFYIGGFKSLRNRSANMEVLVAMGSSVAFFYSLAVILVPLIAPGISIGEHVYFETAAMIITLIKLGKMLEVMAKGRTSAAIRKLMDLAPKIAHVIDADGNEKDVPADQVRRGDVVIVKPGEAIPVDGKVIAGSSSIDESMLTGESIPVDKKEGAEVFGATVNQQGLLKVKATGVGSETALAQIIRLVRAAQGSKAPIQRLADRVSGVFVPTIIGIAIVTFALWWGLGGEFVPAMLRMVAVLVIACPCALGLATPTAIMVGTGKGAQMGILFKSSEALETAHKLDTIMFDKTGTITEGKPVLTDWLPLDNGDEGLVLAASAERGSEHPIAKAVVEGAEGKGAKLKEPRDFKAVSGFGVTATVNGKDVKVGKPDWFELSSEIKGRVDELASAGKTVIVVEVDGKVVGLLAVADEEKPSSHEAVASLKFLGLVPVMLTGDNERAAQAIAQKVGIDKVIAGVLPEKKESYINEYQKDGRRAAMVGDGINDAPALARADVGIAIGTGTDIAMEASDVTLVGGDLAGVAKAIKLSKATMRTIKQNLFWAFAYNTALVPLAAGVFAAVGLLPGFILHPMLAAGAMAFSSVTVVLNSLRLSRKKI is encoded by the coding sequence ATGCCGCCTAAATCTCAAAAGACCGAGATACCCATAATCGGCATGACCTGCACCAACTGCGCGTTGACAATCGAGCGCTCGCTGAAGCGCAAGGTGCCCGGTCTGATCTCGGCCAACGTAAACTTTGCAACAGAGCGAGCATCGGTGGAGTTCGATTCTAAGTTAGCCGATCTCAAGGTGATAGCCGACGTTGTCGAGCGGGCAGGCTACAAGGCGGTTCTGCCTGATGACGACGCGAAAGCGGCGGACGCCGAGCAGGAGGCACGGGAGAAAGAGGTTCGCAGGGAGCGCACCGCGTTCTGGGTGGGTGTGGCGTTCACCGTTCCCCTGTTCGTTTTGAGCATGAGCAGAGATTTTGGGCTCGTAGGCGCGTGGGCTCACCAGCCCTGGGTCAACTGGCTGTTCCTTGCTCTTGCTCTCCCGGTTCAGTTCTTTACCGGCCTGGGATTCTACATCGGAGGCTTCAAGTCCTTAAGGAACCGCTCGGCCAACATGGAGGTGCTGGTGGCGATGGGCTCCTCGGTGGCATTCTTCTATTCCCTGGCGGTAATCCTGGTACCCCTGATCGCTCCAGGCATAAGCATCGGCGAACACGTCTACTTCGAGACCGCAGCCATGATCATCACCCTTATCAAGCTCGGAAAGATGCTTGAGGTGATGGCCAAGGGAAGGACGTCGGCGGCAATACGAAAGCTGATGGATCTTGCCCCCAAGATCGCCCATGTGATTGATGCCGACGGAAACGAGAAGGATGTTCCGGCTGATCAGGTGAGACGAGGCGACGTAGTAATAGTCAAGCCCGGCGAGGCGATACCGGTAGACGGGAAGGTAATTGCCGGAAGTTCCTCAATAGATGAGAGCATGCTGACCGGCGAGTCCATACCGGTGGACAAGAAGGAAGGGGCTGAGGTGTTCGGCGCCACCGTCAATCAACAGGGTCTTTTGAAGGTTAAGGCCACCGGTGTTGGCTCGGAGACCGCACTCGCCCAGATCATAAGATTGGTAAGGGCGGCGCAGGGTTCGAAGGCACCCATTCAGAGGTTAGCGGACAGGGTGTCCGGTGTGTTCGTGCCCACGATTATCGGAATAGCGATCGTGACCTTTGCTTTGTGGTGGGGATTGGGAGGCGAGTTCGTTCCTGCCATGCTAAGGATGGTTGCGGTTCTTGTGATCGCCTGCCCCTGCGCATTAGGATTAGCCACACCGACCGCAATAATGGTAGGTACAGGCAAGGGTGCGCAGATGGGCATCCTCTTCAAATCGAGTGAGGCGCTGGAGACCGCCCACAAGCTGGACACGATAATGTTCGATAAGACCGGGACCATAACAGAAGGCAAGCCGGTGCTTACCGATTGGTTGCCTCTGGATAACGGAGATGAAGGACTTGTTCTCGCCGCAAGTGCTGAGCGCGGCTCCGAGCATCCTATTGCGAAGGCGGTGGTTGAGGGAGCGGAGGGGAAGGGGGCGAAACTTAAAGAACCGAGGGATTTCAAAGCGGTCTCAGGATTCGGGGTAACAGCCACAGTCAATGGCAAAGATGTGAAAGTAGGCAAACCCGACTGGTTCGAGTTGAGCAGTGAGATTAAAGGCAGAGTGGATGAGCTGGCATCGGCGGGCAAGACGGTGATAGTGGTTGAGGTGGATGGCAAGGTGGTAGGACTCTTGGCAGTAGCAGATGAAGAAAAGCCCTCCTCCCATGAAGCGGTAGCTTCCCTTAAGTTTCTGGGGTTGGTACCTGTGATGCTCACAGGCGACAACGAACGGGCGGCTCAAGCCATTGCTCAAAAAGTGGGAATTGATAAAGTAATCGCCGGGGTTCTTCCAGAGAAAAAGGAATCCTACATCAATGAATATCAAAAGGATGGGAGGAGGGCGGCGATGGTGGGTGACGGCATCAACGACGCGCCTGCCCTGGCACGGGCGGACGTAGGGATAGCGATAGGCACTGGCACGGATATAGCGATGGAGGCATCGGATGTAACCCTGGTGGGCGGCGACCTTGCTGGCGTAGCCAAGGCGATCAAACTCTCCAAGGCAACCATGCGCACCATAAAGCAGAACCTGTTCTGGGCGTTTGCATACAACACCGCGCTCGTTCCCCTGGCTGCCGGGGTATTCGCCGCGGTAGGGCTTCTGCCGGGCTTCATCCTTCACCCAATGCTCGCCGCCGGTGCCATGGCGTTTTCGAGTGTGACTGTGGTGTTAAACAGTTTGAGGCTCTCACGGAAAAAGATATAA
- a CDS encoding rubredoxin, with translation MKRYVCNVCGYVYDPGVGDLDSDIPAGTAFEDLPDDWTCPVCGASKDDFSPEE, from the coding sequence ATGAAGCGCTACGTCTGCAACGTGTGCGGTTACGTGTACGACCCCGGGGTAGGCGATCTGGATTCGGACATCCCTGCTGGAACCGCGTTTGAGGATCTACCGGATGATTGGACATGTCCGGTGTGCGGCGCGTCCAAGGACGACTTCTCGCCCGAAGAGTAG
- a CDS encoding phosphoglycerate mutase yields the protein MRTTIYLIRHGECAGNREGLFRGRYDFPLNEVGRKQAIWLAEELKDVKFDAVYTSPLSRAMETAEAICRSQGIEPIVEQGFNNIHLGSWEGKPKKEIAERFPKEFRLWRSEPEKLKMKGAETLSQVQERAVATLVRITKERMGGGFAVVTHRAVLKPLIAGILGIPAPYFWKLHPETASYSIIEHTPRGYALSLFNQTKHLKEFIREDV from the coding sequence ATGCGGACAACAATCTATTTGATAAGACATGGAGAGTGTGCCGGCAATCGGGAAGGACTGTTCAGAGGCAGATATGACTTTCCCTTAAACGAGGTAGGACGCAAGCAGGCCATCTGGTTGGCTGAAGAACTCAAAGACGTAAAGTTCGACGCGGTCTACACCAGTCCACTTTCCAGGGCTATGGAAACTGCTGAGGCGATCTGTAGAAGTCAAGGGATTGAGCCGATCGTAGAACAGGGCTTTAATAACATCCACCTTGGTTCCTGGGAGGGTAAGCCTAAGAAAGAAATCGCCGAGCGATTCCCCAAAGAATTCAGACTGTGGCGCAGTGAACCGGAGAAGCTAAAGATGAAGGGTGCCGAAACCCTGTCCCAGGTACAGGAAAGGGCTGTTGCCACGCTCGTAAGAATTACCAAAGAAAGGATGGGAGGAGGGTTCGCGGTGGTGACCCACCGTGCGGTGCTCAAGCCGTTGATTGCCGGTATCTTAGGCATCCCTGCCCCCTACTTCTGGAAGCTGCACCCGGAAACTGCCTCCTATTCGATAATTGAGCACACCCCCCGGGGGTACGCGCTTTCGTTATTTAACCAGACCAAGCACCTGAAGGAGTTCATCCGTGAAGATGTATAG
- a CDS encoding RNA-binding protein, which translates to MRLFVGNLPRSYEEEKVREIFAEHGEVSKVAVPRDRYTNAPRGFAFVDMPNDEEAKAAIEATNGTEHEGRQIRVEEARPPRERGGFSRGGGNRW; encoded by the coding sequence ATGCGTTTATTCGTCGGAAACCTTCCCCGCTCCTACGAGGAGGAAAAGGTACGCGAGATCTTCGCTGAACACGGGGAAGTAAGTAAGGTAGCGGTTCCCAGAGATCGCTACACTAACGCCCCTCGCGGTTTTGCTTTTGTAGACATGCCGAATGACGAGGAGGCCAAGGCGGCCATTGAAGCCACTAACGGAACAGAGCACGAGGGCCGCCAGATTAGAGTAGAGGAAGCCCGCCCTCCACGCGAACGCGGCGGCTTCTCCAGAGGCGGTGGAAACCGCTGGTAA
- a CDS encoding DNA polymerase III subunit alpha produces MPESNFVHLHLHTEYSLLDGSIRVKELAEQAHRFKMPAVAMTDHGNMFGTVPFYKAMQKRGVKPIIGIETYVASGSISEKKETPASGETNYHLTLLAATNKGYKNLIKLSSIAYLEGFYYKPRIDKEILAEHSEGIIGLSGCWKGEIPSALARGDIKTARAALRSYLDIVGPENFFIEVQNLGLPESADMIKLIVDLAREDGVDVVATNDCHFLSREDADAHDVLLAIQTGKKVDDVDRMRFESNEMYFKSPKEMAEAFKDLPEALENTVKIAERCMVSIDLDTRNFKLPRYPIPKEFDSSMSYLRELASSGCRQKCPMEKKIYAQRLEHELAIIRKTGFAGYFLIVKDIVDYARKTGVPVGPGRGSAVGSLVLYSLDITALDPIHYGLIFERFLNPDRITLPDIDIDFADEDRDRVIDYIHERYGQENVARIITFDTMKAKAAVRDVGRALDIPFGEVDRLAKLIPFNASLREARNTQKELTEAIKTDPLYERLFNVAQKLEGISRHASIHASGVVITPEPLTEFIPLYKAADDGISTQFDMKAVDSIGLLKMDILGLRTLSVIKMSEKLINQDGQKIDTKNLPLDDKKTFQLLQRAETTGIFQLESRGMREILRKLGPTQIEDIIAVIAIYRPGPLANIDLDEFFRRKHGESEITYLHPRLEPVLAGTHGMFIYQEQVMQTARAIAGFSYVQADHLRRAMGKKIPELMAEMKQQFFEGAKKEGVPEKVAKAIFDQIAPFSGYGFNKSHSAGYAHISYATAYLRANYPLEFFTALLTNEMGHSEAKMAQFIADARKFGIKILPPEINKSGYEFLIQGDAIRFGIGAIKNVGRGAAELIEQENSKEPFSDMRDFLTRTHGTVNRKCAEFLIKAGCFDSIDPDRELLIAHLPDEISRLGNKRGLILEKQQGLFADTQGIKEKSERRKQKKFKPTDFLSYEKDAFGFYLSGHPLEDYQDLYEALDVSPIEEIDERMDGKTIVVGGAVAARKAKRDKNGREYAIITLRDFTGEIDVFVFARLYEQHRSILRSDEPILVKGRAAVSEDDTRAKLFSEEIIPFSAARARLNKMIVELDEQEVSRENLLKIRKLTEEFPGRCAFYINLSNGEDDNERTRIRSKDIRVSPSAELIERLKSIPCVRRVRVHGKL; encoded by the coding sequence ATGCCTGAGTCGAACTTTGTCCATCTTCATCTGCACACCGAGTACAGCCTTCTTGACGGTTCCATCCGGGTCAAGGAACTGGCCGAGCAGGCGCATCGCTTCAAGATGCCTGCGGTGGCGATGACCGATCACGGGAACATGTTTGGCACAGTACCCTTCTACAAGGCGATGCAGAAGCGGGGGGTAAAGCCCATAATAGGGATAGAGACCTACGTTGCTTCCGGATCCATCTCCGAGAAGAAAGAAACCCCTGCTTCGGGCGAAACAAACTACCATCTTACCCTGCTTGCCGCAACCAATAAAGGCTACAAGAACCTTATAAAGCTTTCCTCTATCGCATATCTCGAAGGTTTCTACTATAAGCCTCGAATAGATAAGGAAATACTTGCCGAGCACAGCGAGGGAATCATTGGTCTTTCTGGCTGCTGGAAAGGTGAGATTCCCTCGGCGTTGGCCCGGGGGGATATCAAGACGGCCAGAGCAGCCCTGCGATCCTACCTTGACATCGTCGGGCCTGAGAACTTCTTCATTGAGGTGCAGAACCTGGGGCTGCCGGAAAGTGCCGATATGATTAAACTCATCGTTGATCTGGCACGAGAAGATGGTGTGGATGTGGTGGCCACCAACGACTGTCACTTTCTTAGCCGCGAGGACGCCGACGCCCATGATGTCCTCTTGGCAATCCAGACCGGGAAGAAGGTGGACGATGTTGACCGGATGCGATTCGAGTCAAACGAGATGTACTTCAAATCGCCCAAGGAGATGGCCGAAGCTTTCAAGGATTTGCCTGAAGCTCTTGAAAACACGGTCAAGATAGCCGAGCGCTGCATGGTGAGCATTGACCTGGATACCCGCAACTTCAAACTGCCGCGCTACCCTATCCCCAAGGAGTTCGACTCTTCGATGTCCTATCTGAGGGAACTCGCTTCCTCTGGCTGCCGCCAGAAGTGTCCTATGGAGAAAAAAATATACGCGCAACGTCTTGAGCATGAGCTTGCTATCATCCGCAAGACTGGCTTCGCCGGGTACTTCCTGATCGTGAAAGACATCGTTGACTACGCACGGAAGACCGGTGTGCCTGTGGGGCCAGGACGGGGTTCGGCGGTTGGGAGCCTGGTTCTTTACTCACTGGACATCACCGCGCTTGACCCCATCCACTACGGACTGATATTCGAGCGTTTCCTGAACCCTGACCGCATAACCCTTCCCGATATCGACATAGACTTCGCGGACGAGGATCGCGATAGGGTCATTGACTATATCCACGAGCGCTACGGCCAGGAGAACGTCGCACGCATCATCACCTTCGACACCATGAAGGCCAAGGCCGCGGTTCGCGACGTTGGAAGGGCGCTGGACATCCCATTCGGTGAGGTCGACAGGCTGGCAAAGCTCATCCCATTTAACGCAAGTCTTCGTGAGGCACGCAACACCCAGAAGGAACTTACCGAGGCCATCAAGACCGATCCTCTCTACGAGCGACTGTTTAACGTCGCTCAGAAGCTTGAGGGCATATCGCGCCACGCATCAATCCACGCCTCAGGCGTGGTGATTACTCCCGAGCCATTGACCGAGTTCATCCCCCTCTACAAGGCTGCAGACGACGGTATCTCGACCCAGTTCGACATGAAGGCCGTGGACTCAATCGGTCTTTTAAAGATGGACATCCTGGGGCTGAGAACCCTGTCGGTGATCAAGATGAGCGAGAAGCTCATCAACCAAGACGGTCAAAAAATCGACACCAAAAATCTTCCCCTGGATGATAAAAAAACCTTCCAGCTGTTGCAACGCGCCGAGACCACTGGCATCTTCCAGCTGGAAAGCAGGGGTATGCGTGAGATTCTGAGAAAACTTGGTCCTACCCAGATCGAGGACATCATCGCGGTTATCGCAATCTACAGACCCGGACCACTGGCCAACATTGATCTGGATGAGTTCTTCCGCCGCAAACACGGAGAAAGCGAGATCACCTACCTGCATCCGCGTCTGGAACCGGTGCTTGCCGGAACCCACGGTATGTTCATCTACCAGGAGCAGGTGATGCAAACCGCCCGAGCTATCGCCGGATTTTCTTACGTTCAGGCCGACCACCTGCGCCGCGCCATGGGAAAGAAGATACCAGAACTCATGGCCGAGATGAAGCAGCAGTTCTTCGAAGGGGCAAAGAAAGAGGGGGTACCTGAGAAGGTAGCTAAGGCTATCTTCGACCAGATCGCGCCCTTCTCGGGCTACGGATTCAACAAGTCGCACTCCGCCGGATATGCCCATATCTCCTACGCCACCGCATATCTTAGGGCCAACTACCCGCTTGAGTTCTTCACCGCCCTTTTGACCAACGAGATGGGACATTCGGAAGCAAAGATGGCTCAGTTCATCGCCGATGCCCGCAAGTTCGGGATTAAGATCCTTCCGCCGGAGATAAACAAAAGCGGTTATGAGTTCCTAATCCAAGGGGATGCAATCCGTTTCGGCATCGGGGCTATTAAGAACGTGGGGAGAGGCGCGGCGGAGCTTATCGAGCAAGAGAACTCAAAAGAGCCTTTTTCCGACATGCGAGACTTCCTTACCCGCACCCACGGAACGGTGAACCGCAAGTGTGCGGAGTTCCTGATCAAAGCCGGTTGCTTCGATTCAATCGACCCGGACCGGGAGCTTCTGATAGCTCATCTTCCCGACGAGATCTCACGACTGGGGAACAAGCGCGGGCTGATACTTGAGAAACAACAAGGGCTTTTCGCCGATACACAAGGTATCAAGGAAAAGTCAGAGAGGCGCAAACAAAAGAAGTTCAAGCCCACCGATTTTTTAAGCTACGAGAAGGACGCATTCGGTTTTTACCTGTCAGGGCACCCGTTGGAGGACTACCAGGACCTCTACGAAGCGCTTGATGTATCTCCAATCGAAGAGATAGACGAACGTATGGACGGTAAAACCATTGTTGTTGGCGGGGCAGTTGCGGCTCGCAAAGCAAAGCGCGACAAGAATGGACGTGAATATGCAATTATAACCCTGCGCGACTTCACCGGTGAGATAGACGTGTTCGTGTTCGCAAGGCTCTACGAGCAGCACCGTTCGATCCTTCGCTCAGACGAACCCATACTGGTTAAGGGACGCGCAGCGGTTAGTGAGGATGATACAAGGGCAAAGCTCTTCAGTGAAGAGATAATCCCGTTCAGCGCCGCACGGGCAAGACTGAATAAGATGATCGTGGAACTTGACGAACAAGAAGTCTCCAGGGAGAATCTCCTAAAGATACGCAAACTGACGGAGGAGTTTCCGGGACGCTGCGCCTTTTACATAAACTTGAGTAACGGCGAAGATGATAACGAACGCACCCGTATACGGAGCAAGGATATAAGGGTAAGCCCTTCGGCAGAGCTTATAGAGCGTTTGAAGTCTATTCCCTGCGTGCGCAGGGTCCGCGTGCACGGAAAACTATAA
- a CDS encoding dTDP-4-dehydrorhamnose 3,5-epimerase, whose protein sequence is MRDKIKGVEIKELRVIPDERGWLMEILRADDALFTKFGQVYLSTVYPGVVKGWHYHKVQRDNLCVVKGMAKLVLYDWRDDSSTKGQLMELFAGEKNPLLVSIPPGVLHGMKGIGTEPAYFINIPTELYNYEEPDEFRVDPHSGEVPYDWSRKDG, encoded by the coding sequence ATGCGAGATAAAATCAAAGGTGTAGAGATAAAGGAGCTTCGCGTTATCCCTGACGAGCGCGGCTGGTTGATGGAGATATTGAGGGCGGACGATGCGTTATTTACCAAGTTCGGGCAGGTCTACCTCTCAACCGTCTATCCCGGAGTGGTAAAGGGCTGGCACTATCACAAGGTGCAGCGGGATAATCTGTGCGTTGTCAAGGGGATGGCCAAGCTGGTGCTCTATGATTGGCGCGATGACTCTTCCACCAAGGGCCAGTTGATGGAGTTATTCGCAGGGGAGAAGAATCCTTTACTGGTCTCTATTCCACCGGGGGTGCTGCACGGCATGAAGGGCATCGGAACCGAGCCGGCGTACTTCATAAACATCCCCACCGAGCTTTACAATTACGAGGAGCCTGACGAGTTCAGGGTAGACCCCCACTCAGGCGAGGTTCCCTACGACTGGTCAAGGAAGGACGGATGA